Proteins encoded within one genomic window of Gallus gallus isolate bGalGal1 chromosome 1, bGalGal1.mat.broiler.GRCg7b, whole genome shotgun sequence:
- the FILIP1L gene encoding filamin A-interacting protein 1-like isoform X4 gives MVVDEQQRLTEQLNQQSQTIQELTTSADQAHEKLAFAEAKAQEQEQKASRLEAELQVQSSKVSQDQEAMMAKLTNEDSQNRQLRLKLNALSRQIDELEETNKSLRKAEDELQDLRDKINKGEYGNSTLMSEVEELRKRLLEMEGKDEELIKMEDQCRELNKKLEKEASQSKNLKGEVDKLNKRIMELEKLEDAFNKSKQECYSLKCNLEREKMVTKQLSLELEGLKARVGELEAIESKLEKTESTLKEDLTKLKTLTVMLVDERKTMSEKIKQTEEKLEAATSQLQVEKNKVMSITEKLIEESKKALKSKSDAEEKVSSVTKERDELKNKLKAEEEKGSDLASKVNILRKRLQSLEAVEKEFLKNKLKETTKSSTSLQQENNKIKELSQEVEGLKQKLKEMKAIEDDLMKTEDEFESLERRYVNERDKAKLLSEELEAVKMEVARYKLTEKAESNQEQRLFKKLKEEEAKSSHLSREVDALKEKIHEYMATEDLICHLRGDHTVLQKKLTQQENKNRELAREMESLTKELERYRRFSKSLRPSVNGRRISDLQVFSKEVQTDPADNEPPDYKTLMPLERAVINGQLYEDSDNEDKDSNEEEQSVSFKSNSSIGNAMHKKLWIPWMKSKENHHQNGKIHAKQNGNCAQAGDLVLSHTPGQPLHIKVTPDHGQNTATLEITSPTTESPHSYTSTAVIPNCGTPKQRITIIQNASFAPVKSKVSEGYMSPEQAISPITVAAFARSQTPDSCGSLTPERTMSPLALPGSSSQEQMLSSEPLEMGAKHAVFRVSPDRQSSWQFQRSNSTGSSVITTEDNKIHIHLGSPYVQALTASKTVSPCTPVQDTRTPALANGIPSKPTNKITSSITITPTATPLPRQSQITITDAFRQSVPTRIPKPKPTNATKLPVRIPAGHLNKTLQDSSSGKLHIIRTVSKTCLHSGGRRVHSNSLNGSTDNLWESSFHIGLSLRTAKS, from the coding sequence ATGGTTGTGGATGAACAACAAAGACTCACTGAGCAGTTGAATCAACAGAGTCAAACAATTCAAGAGTTAACCACTTCTGCAGACCAAGCACATGAGAAACTCGCTTTTGCTGAAGCAAAAGCTCAAGAGCAAGAACAGAAAGCCAGCAGGCTGGAGGCTGAACTTCAAGTCCAAAGCAGTAAGGTTTCCCAAGATCAAGAAGCAATGATGGCCAAACTAACCAATGAAGATAGCCAGAATCGTCAGCTCCGGTTAAAACTGAATGCACTCAGCCGACAAATTGATGAGCTGGAGGAGACCAATAAATctttaagaaaagcagaagatgaaCTGCAAGACCTAAGGGATAAGATAAATAAGGGAGAATATGGGAACTCCACTCTTATGTCTGAAGTGGAGGAATTAAGGAAACGACTGCTGGAGATGGAAGGAAAAGACGAAGAGCTCATAAAAATGGAAGACCAGTGCAGAGAACTTAATAAAAAGTTAGAAAAAGAAGCATCACAGAGCAAGAACCTTAAAGGGGAAGTTGACAAACTCAACAAAAGAATTATGGAGCTGGAGAAATTAGAGGATGCtttcaacaaaagcaaacaggaatgCTACTCCCTGAAATGCAAcctagaaagagaaaaaatggtaACAAAACAGTTGTCCCTTGAGCTGGAAGGCTTAAAAGCTAGAGTTGGAGAGCTCGAAGCAATTGAAAGCAAGTTAGAAAAAACCGAGTCCACGCTTAAAGAAGATTTAACAAAGCTGAAGACTCTAACAGTGATGCTTGTGGATGAGAGAAAAACTAtgagtgaaaaaataaagcaaacagaagaaaagctggaagCTGCAACTTCTCAGctccaggtggaaaaaaataaagtgatgtCCATTACAGAAAAACTGATTGAGGAAAGTAAAAAGGCACTGAAGTCAAAATCTGATGCAGAGGAAAAAGTGTCCAGTGTcacaaaagaaagagatgaactgaaaaacaaactcaaagcagaagaggagaaaggaagtgaTCTTGCTTCCAAAGTAAATATTCTAAGAAAAAGACTTCAGTCACTGGAAGCTGTTGAAAaggaatttcttaaaaataagctTAAGGAGACTACTAAATCCAGCacttccctgcagcaggagaacaacaaaatcaaagagCTTTCCCAAGAAGTTGAGGGGCTTaagcagaagctgaaagaaatgaaggcCATAGAGGACGATCTTATGAAAACTGAAGATGAATTTGAGTCTCTAGAACGAAGGTACGTCAATGAACGGGACAAAGCCAAGCTCCTGtcagaggagctggaggctgtCAAAATGGAAGTCGCTAGGTATAAACTAACAGAAAAGGCAGAGTCCAATCAAGAGCAGCGTCTTTTTAAGAAGCTCAAAGAAGAAGAAGCTAAATCAAGTCACCTCTCCAGAGAAGTAGAtgcactgaaagagaaaattcatgaatACATGGCAACAGAAGACCTAATCTGTCACCTCCGAGGTGATCATACAGTCTTACAGAAGAAACTCACccagcaagaaaacaagaacaggGAGTTAGCAAGAGAAATGGAAAGTCTCACGAAAGAATTAGAGAGGTATAGACGTTTCAGTAAGAGCCTCAGACCCAGTGTTAATGGAAGGCGGATATCTGACTTGCAAGTTTTTTCTAAAGAAGTCCAGACAGATCCAGCTGACAATGAGCCACCCGATTACAAAACCCTCATGCCTTTAGAGCGAGCAGTCATAAACGGGCAGCTGTATGAAGACAGTGATAATGAGGACAAAGACAGCAACGAGGAAGAGCAATCAGTGTCTTTCAAAAGCAACTCATCCATTGGGAATGCCATGCACAAGAAATTATGGATCCCTTGGATGAAGTCCAAAGAAAACCACCACCAGAATGGAAAGATTCACGCAAAGCAAAATGGAAACTGTGCACAGGCTGGAGACCTAGTGCTAAGCCATACACCTGGCCAACCTCTGCACATAAAAGTAACTCCGGACCACGGACAGAACACAGCAACGCTCGAAATAACAAGTCCTACCACTGAAAGTCCTCACTCCTATACAAGTACAGCCGTTATACCTAACTGTGGCACTCCCAAACAAAGAATAACTATTATTCAAAATGCCTCCTTCGCGCCTGTAAAGTCTAAAGTATCAGAAGGTTACATGAGCCCAGAGCAAGCCATCTCTCCCATTACTGTGGCTGCTTTTGCAAGATCTCAAACTCCTGACTCATGTGGTTCCTTAACGCCTGAAAGAACAATGTCCCCTTTGGCTTTACCAGGCTCAAGTTCTCAGGAACAAATGCTCTCCTCGGAGCCTTTGGAAATGGGAGCCAAGCATGCCGTTTTCAGAGTATCCCCAGACAGGCAGTCGTCATGGCAGTTTCAGAGATCTAACAGCACAGGATCAAGTGTAATAACTACTGAGGATAACAAAATCCACATCCACTTAGGAAGTCCTTACGTCCAAGCTCTCACCGCTTCCAAGACCGTCAGCCCTTGTACCCCAGTGCAAGATACCAGAACTCCAGCACTAGCTAATGGAATACCCAGTAAGCCCACCAATAAAATCACCAGCAGTATTACTATCACACCAACAGCCACTCCTCTCCCACGGCAATCACAAATTACA
- the FILIP1L gene encoding filamin A-interacting protein 1-like isoform X5 — protein sequence MVVDEQQRLTEQLNQQSQTIQELTTSADQAHEKLAFAEAKAQEQEQKASRLEAELQVQSSKVSQDQEAMMAKLTNEDSQNRQLRLKLNALSRQIDELEETNKSLRKAEDELQDLRDKINKGEYGNSTLMSEVEELRKRLLEMEGKDEELIKMEDQCRELNKKLEKEASQSKNLKGEVDKLNKRIMELEKLEDAFNKSKQECYSLKCNLEREKMVTKQLSLELEGLKARVGELEAIESKLEKTESTLKEDLTKLKTLTVMLVDERKTMSEKIKQTEEKLEAATSQLQVEKNKVMSITEKLIEESKKALKSKSDAEEKVSSVTKERDELKNKLKAEEEKGSDLASKVNILRKRLQSLEAVEKEFLKNKLKETTKSSTSLQQENNKIKELSQEVEGLKQKLKEMKAIEDDLMKTEDEFESLERRYVNERDKAKLLSEELEAVKMEVARYKLTEKAESNQEQRLFKKLKEEEAKSSHLSREVDALKEKIHEYMATEDLICHLRGDHTVLQKKLTQQENKNRELAREMESLTKELERYRRFSKSLRPSVNGRRISDLQVFSKEVQTDPADNEPPDYKTLMPLERAVINGQLYEDSDNEDKDSNEEEQSVSFKSNSSIGNAMHKKLWIPWMKSKENHHQNGKIHAKQNGNCAQAGDLVLSHTPGQPLHIKVTPDHGQNTATLEITSPTTESPHSYTSTAVIPNCGTPKQRITIIQNASFAPVKSKVSEGYMSPEQAISPITVAAFARSQTPDSCGSLTPERTMSPLALPGSSSQEQMLSSEPLEMGAKHAVFRVSPDRQSSWQFQRSNSTGSSVITTEDNKIHIHLGSPYVQALTASKTVSPCTPVQDTRTPALANGIPSKPTNKITSSITITPTATPLPRQSQITITDAFRQSVPTRIPKPKPTNATKLPVRIPAGHLNKTLQDSSSGKLHIIRTVSKTCLHSGGRS from the coding sequence ATGGTTGTGGATGAACAACAAAGACTCACTGAGCAGTTGAATCAACAGAGTCAAACAATTCAAGAGTTAACCACTTCTGCAGACCAAGCACATGAGAAACTCGCTTTTGCTGAAGCAAAAGCTCAAGAGCAAGAACAGAAAGCCAGCAGGCTGGAGGCTGAACTTCAAGTCCAAAGCAGTAAGGTTTCCCAAGATCAAGAAGCAATGATGGCCAAACTAACCAATGAAGATAGCCAGAATCGTCAGCTCCGGTTAAAACTGAATGCACTCAGCCGACAAATTGATGAGCTGGAGGAGACCAATAAATctttaagaaaagcagaagatgaaCTGCAAGACCTAAGGGATAAGATAAATAAGGGAGAATATGGGAACTCCACTCTTATGTCTGAAGTGGAGGAATTAAGGAAACGACTGCTGGAGATGGAAGGAAAAGACGAAGAGCTCATAAAAATGGAAGACCAGTGCAGAGAACTTAATAAAAAGTTAGAAAAAGAAGCATCACAGAGCAAGAACCTTAAAGGGGAAGTTGACAAACTCAACAAAAGAATTATGGAGCTGGAGAAATTAGAGGATGCtttcaacaaaagcaaacaggaatgCTACTCCCTGAAATGCAAcctagaaagagaaaaaatggtaACAAAACAGTTGTCCCTTGAGCTGGAAGGCTTAAAAGCTAGAGTTGGAGAGCTCGAAGCAATTGAAAGCAAGTTAGAAAAAACCGAGTCCACGCTTAAAGAAGATTTAACAAAGCTGAAGACTCTAACAGTGATGCTTGTGGATGAGAGAAAAACTAtgagtgaaaaaataaagcaaacagaagaaaagctggaagCTGCAACTTCTCAGctccaggtggaaaaaaataaagtgatgtCCATTACAGAAAAACTGATTGAGGAAAGTAAAAAGGCACTGAAGTCAAAATCTGATGCAGAGGAAAAAGTGTCCAGTGTcacaaaagaaagagatgaactgaaaaacaaactcaaagcagaagaggagaaaggaagtgaTCTTGCTTCCAAAGTAAATATTCTAAGAAAAAGACTTCAGTCACTGGAAGCTGTTGAAAaggaatttcttaaaaataagctTAAGGAGACTACTAAATCCAGCacttccctgcagcaggagaacaacaaaatcaaagagCTTTCCCAAGAAGTTGAGGGGCTTaagcagaagctgaaagaaatgaaggcCATAGAGGACGATCTTATGAAAACTGAAGATGAATTTGAGTCTCTAGAACGAAGGTACGTCAATGAACGGGACAAAGCCAAGCTCCTGtcagaggagctggaggctgtCAAAATGGAAGTCGCTAGGTATAAACTAACAGAAAAGGCAGAGTCCAATCAAGAGCAGCGTCTTTTTAAGAAGCTCAAAGAAGAAGAAGCTAAATCAAGTCACCTCTCCAGAGAAGTAGAtgcactgaaagagaaaattcatgaatACATGGCAACAGAAGACCTAATCTGTCACCTCCGAGGTGATCATACAGTCTTACAGAAGAAACTCACccagcaagaaaacaagaacaggGAGTTAGCAAGAGAAATGGAAAGTCTCACGAAAGAATTAGAGAGGTATAGACGTTTCAGTAAGAGCCTCAGACCCAGTGTTAATGGAAGGCGGATATCTGACTTGCAAGTTTTTTCTAAAGAAGTCCAGACAGATCCAGCTGACAATGAGCCACCCGATTACAAAACCCTCATGCCTTTAGAGCGAGCAGTCATAAACGGGCAGCTGTATGAAGACAGTGATAATGAGGACAAAGACAGCAACGAGGAAGAGCAATCAGTGTCTTTCAAAAGCAACTCATCCATTGGGAATGCCATGCACAAGAAATTATGGATCCCTTGGATGAAGTCCAAAGAAAACCACCACCAGAATGGAAAGATTCACGCAAAGCAAAATGGAAACTGTGCACAGGCTGGAGACCTAGTGCTAAGCCATACACCTGGCCAACCTCTGCACATAAAAGTAACTCCGGACCACGGACAGAACACAGCAACGCTCGAAATAACAAGTCCTACCACTGAAAGTCCTCACTCCTATACAAGTACAGCCGTTATACCTAACTGTGGCACTCCCAAACAAAGAATAACTATTATTCAAAATGCCTCCTTCGCGCCTGTAAAGTCTAAAGTATCAGAAGGTTACATGAGCCCAGAGCAAGCCATCTCTCCCATTACTGTGGCTGCTTTTGCAAGATCTCAAACTCCTGACTCATGTGGTTCCTTAACGCCTGAAAGAACAATGTCCCCTTTGGCTTTACCAGGCTCAAGTTCTCAGGAACAAATGCTCTCCTCGGAGCCTTTGGAAATGGGAGCCAAGCATGCCGTTTTCAGAGTATCCCCAGACAGGCAGTCGTCATGGCAGTTTCAGAGATCTAACAGCACAGGATCAAGTGTAATAACTACTGAGGATAACAAAATCCACATCCACTTAGGAAGTCCTTACGTCCAAGCTCTCACCGCTTCCAAGACCGTCAGCCCTTGTACCCCAGTGCAAGATACCAGAACTCCAGCACTAGCTAATGGAATACCCAGTAAGCCCACCAATAAAATCACCAGCAGTATTACTATCACACCAACAGCCACTCCTCTCCCACGGCAATCACAAATTACA